In the genome of Deinococcus deserti VCD115, one region contains:
- a CDS encoding glycoside hydrolase family 3 protein, whose protein sequence is MTQADLLPGALAMVDIPGPTLDPDTADFLRRYGVRSVCLFGKNVRNEFQLRALCRDLRDLMGDGALIALDHEGGAILRPDFWPFAPSAMALGAADDRQLTRDVNAALARQLRSVGINWNFAPVLDVNLNPGNPVIGERAYGADPALVARHGRAALEGHAAERIAACVKHFPGHGDTHLDSHLALPTVRKTRVELEQGELAPFRALLGVSPAVMTAHIVYPELDPRHPATLSRVVLHDLLRRDWGYQGVIVTDSMGMQAIDANYGRGEAAVLALQAGADLVMALGRREVQEATLQAIAAAMKTVLDGGEMQASLNRLRSLALQYPAQADETLNPAADAGFFGEAWAQGLTTWGEPVPPAPDSRVVLIAHRSPERETVSEAAADAETLARELGAVYEVELVPFQTPDELDWTALRARGLPLILATTGRHRHAALQGARPDLHLALYNPYAILDVDAPAVVSYGFRPEARASVLRWLRGELPAAGRLPFQA, encoded by the coding sequence GTGACTCAAGCTGACCTGCTGCCTGGCGCCCTGGCGATGGTAGATATTCCCGGGCCCACCCTGGACCCTGACACAGCTGATTTTCTGCGCCGGTATGGGGTACGGAGCGTCTGCCTGTTCGGCAAGAATGTGCGCAACGAGTTCCAGTTACGGGCCTTGTGCCGTGACCTGAGAGACCTGATGGGCGACGGCGCCCTGATTGCCCTGGACCATGAGGGAGGCGCCATTCTTCGCCCGGATTTCTGGCCGTTTGCGCCCTCGGCCATGGCGCTGGGAGCCGCAGACGACCGGCAGCTGACCCGGGACGTCAACGCCGCGCTGGCACGGCAGCTGCGCAGTGTCGGAATCAACTGGAATTTCGCGCCGGTACTGGATGTCAATCTCAACCCTGGGAATCCGGTAATCGGGGAGAGGGCCTACGGTGCGGACCCGGCGCTGGTGGCCCGACATGGCCGCGCTGCCCTGGAGGGACACGCCGCCGAGCGCATTGCGGCGTGTGTCAAGCACTTTCCGGGTCACGGCGATACTCATCTGGACAGCCATCTGGCCCTGCCCACCGTACGCAAGACCCGCGTGGAACTCGAACAGGGCGAACTAGCTCCCTTCAGGGCCCTGCTCGGCGTGTCGCCAGCTGTCATGACTGCGCACATCGTGTATCCGGAACTCGATCCCCGGCACCCCGCCACCCTGAGCCGCGTGGTGCTGCATGATCTGCTGCGCCGCGACTGGGGATACCAGGGCGTCATCGTGACAGACAGCATGGGCATGCAGGCCATCGACGCCAACTATGGCCGTGGTGAGGCGGCGGTGCTGGCGCTTCAGGCTGGTGCCGATCTGGTGATGGCACTGGGACGCCGTGAGGTGCAGGAGGCGACGTTGCAGGCTATCGCGGCCGCTATGAAAACCGTTCTTGACGGCGGTGAGATGCAGGCCAGCCTGAACCGTCTGCGTTCCCTCGCACTTCAGTATCCGGCTCAGGCCGATGAAACATTGAATCCTGCGGCTGATGCGGGCTTTTTTGGAGAAGCCTGGGCGCAGGGGTTGACGACCTGGGGCGAGCCTGTGCCGCCAGCCCCAGACTCACGGGTTGTGCTGATTGCCCACCGGAGTCCGGAGCGGGAAACGGTCAGCGAGGCCGCAGCGGACGCCGAGACCCTGGCACGCGAACTGGGAGCGGTGTATGAGGTGGAGCTTGTTCCATTCCAGACGCCCGATGAGCTGGACTGGACCGCCCTGAGAGCGCGGGGCCTTCCCTTGATTCTGGCCACGACAGGACGTCACCGCCACGCTGCGCTGCAAGGTGCCCGGCCGGACCTCCACCTGGCCCTCTATAACCCCTACGCCATCCTGGACGTGGATGCGCCGGCTGTCGTGTCGTACGGTTTCCGTCCAGAGGCACGCGCTTCTGTGCTCAGGTGGCTCCGCGGAGAGTTGCCGGCAGCCGGTCGTCTCCCTTTTCAGGCATGA
- the argJ gene encoding bifunctional glutamate N-acetyltransferase/amino-acid acetyltransferase ArgJ: MTDLQLPTGFRAAALAAGIKPSGRTDLSTVVSDADCAWAFAGTRSTTAAACVTRNRDVYAQGGPVRALLVNAGNANAATGARGAADNADMADALGSVLNVPQDSVLTASTGIIGHLLPMDRVLSGIEHLPEDLGSGADLFAQAIMTTDTRPKTASVTLSTGARIVGTAKGSGMIHPDMATMFAFALTDAQVDQSALRAAFPAIVARTFNAVTVDGDTSTNDMAVVLANGLAGPVPLEEFLEALEGVMRNLARQIAADGEGATKLLTVRVSGARSEAEALNAARTCCVSPLLKSAVHGNDPNWGRVIMAVGRSGAAVNVEAMTVSVQGHAVFAGKPLSYDDATVSQSMKAEEVVFEINLGVGEAVGEAWGCDLSAEYVSINADYTT; this comes from the coding sequence ATGACCGATCTCCAGCTTCCAACCGGTTTTCGCGCCGCGGCCCTTGCCGCTGGAATCAAGCCCAGTGGCAGGACCGATCTGAGCACTGTGGTTTCAGATGCCGACTGTGCCTGGGCCTTCGCAGGGACCCGCAGCACGACAGCTGCGGCCTGCGTGACCCGCAACCGTGATGTCTACGCTCAGGGTGGGCCAGTGCGCGCGCTGCTGGTCAATGCCGGCAACGCCAACGCCGCCACAGGTGCCCGGGGCGCAGCCGATAACGCTGATATGGCCGACGCGCTGGGGAGCGTGCTTAATGTGCCTCAGGACAGTGTGCTGACCGCCAGCACCGGCATCATCGGGCACCTGCTGCCTATGGACCGGGTACTCAGCGGCATCGAGCATCTGCCCGAAGACCTGGGAAGTGGCGCTGACCTCTTTGCCCAGGCCATCATGACCACCGATACCCGGCCCAAAACGGCCTCCGTGACCCTCAGCACCGGCGCGCGGATCGTGGGAACTGCCAAGGGCAGCGGCATGATTCATCCCGATATGGCCACCATGTTTGCCTTTGCCCTTACCGACGCCCAGGTCGATCAATCCGCCCTGCGCGCTGCTTTCCCAGCTATTGTCGCGCGCACATTCAATGCCGTGACCGTAGACGGAGACACCAGCACAAACGACATGGCAGTGGTGCTGGCCAATGGCCTGGCGGGGCCGGTACCGCTGGAAGAGTTCCTGGAAGCGCTCGAAGGAGTCATGCGCAACCTGGCCCGCCAGATCGCCGCCGATGGAGAAGGCGCGACCAAGCTCCTGACCGTGCGTGTGTCAGGGGCACGGAGCGAGGCCGAGGCCCTGAACGCTGCCCGCACCTGCTGCGTGAGCCCGCTGCTCAAGAGCGCAGTACACGGCAACGACCCCAACTGGGGACGCGTCATCATGGCGGTAGGCCGCAGTGGCGCAGCCGTAAATGTCGAGGCGATGACCGTCAGTGTCCAGGGCCACGCCGTCTTTGCGGGCAAGCCGCTTTCCTATGACGATGCGACGGTCAGCCAGAGCATGAAGGCTGAAGAGGTTGTTTTCGAAATCAACCTGGGGGTTGGAGAAGCCGTGGGGGAGGCCTGGGGCTGCGACCTGAGTGCTGAATATGTCAGCATCAACGCTGACTACACGACCTGA
- a CDS encoding ABC transporter substrate-binding protein — MKKLLLTALLAALPTASAATLVFGANGEPVSLESGNITDGISILIQRQIYDTLVDFKNGTTDTEPGLATSWKSNANATQWTFNLRRNVKFHDGTPFNADAVVFNMSRWWDKSHPYGFRDQGRTYEIVGDLLGGFKGDATSVIKNIVKVNDYTVRVDLNKPSSVFPEVIGAGYFGIASPTAIRKDGAKYGTPASKPIGTGPFIFQSWRTGDRVTLVANKAYWGTKPKVDTVVIRAIKDASQRLNELKAGTIDFTGDLSPDSLKAINADRNLVAVKRPSFNVGFFTMNNKNQYLKNAQVRQAITMAVNKKAIVDAFWNGLGVSNASFLPPVLDWANSKSVPADYKYDPAAAKKLLADAGYPNGFTIDLWYMPVSRPYFPTPKPIAEAIAADLSAIGIKVNLKTEDWAKYLEDRNKEPGFDMYMIGWTGDYGDPDNFYGAYYGPNGSSDINWNPPEVQALLERGRAAVGKAEKAKVYAQLHELTYKAAYRIPMVHSNPLAAARSYVKGWIPSPLGSEAFNTISVDGKK; from the coding sequence ATGAAGAAATTGCTTCTTACCGCCCTGCTCGCCGCCCTTCCCACCGCTTCGGCCGCCACGCTGGTCTTCGGCGCCAACGGTGAACCCGTCAGCCTGGAATCCGGAAACATCACGGACGGCATCAGCATTCTGATTCAGCGTCAGATCTACGACACGCTGGTCGATTTCAAGAACGGCACCACCGACACCGAGCCCGGACTGGCCACCAGCTGGAAGAGCAATGCCAACGCCACTCAGTGGACCTTCAACCTGCGCCGCAACGTGAAGTTCCATGACGGCACGCCGTTCAACGCCGACGCAGTGGTCTTCAACATGAGCCGCTGGTGGGACAAGAGCCACCCCTACGGCTTCCGCGACCAGGGCCGCACCTACGAAATCGTGGGCGACCTGCTCGGCGGCTTCAAGGGCGACGCGACCTCGGTCATCAAGAACATCGTCAAGGTCAACGACTACACCGTGCGGGTGGACCTCAACAAGCCCAGCAGCGTCTTCCCAGAAGTCATCGGCGCGGGCTACTTCGGGATTGCCAGCCCCACGGCCATCAGGAAGGACGGCGCCAAATACGGCACGCCGGCCAGCAAGCCCATCGGCACCGGCCCGTTCATTTTCCAGTCATGGCGCACGGGTGACCGCGTGACCCTGGTGGCCAACAAGGCCTACTGGGGCACCAAACCCAAGGTAGACACCGTGGTGATCCGCGCCATCAAGGACGCGTCCCAGCGTCTGAACGAACTGAAGGCCGGCACCATCGACTTCACCGGCGACCTCAGCCCCGACAGCCTCAAGGCCATCAACGCCGACCGCAACCTTGTGGCCGTGAAGCGACCCAGCTTCAACGTGGGCTTCTTCACCATGAACAACAAAAACCAGTACCTGAAGAACGCACAGGTGCGTCAGGCGATCACCATGGCCGTCAACAAGAAGGCCATTGTTGATGCTTTCTGGAACGGTCTGGGTGTCAGCAACGCCAGCTTCCTGCCCCCCGTGCTGGACTGGGCCAACAGCAAGAGCGTGCCTGCCGACTACAAGTACGATCCAGCCGCCGCCAAGAAGCTGCTGGCCGACGCCGGTTACCCCAACGGCTTTACCATCGACCTGTGGTACATGCCCGTCAGCCGCCCCTACTTCCCGACCCCCAAGCCCATCGCCGAGGCCATTGCAGCTGACCTGAGCGCCATTGGCATCAAGGTGAACCTGAAGACCGAAGACTGGGCCAAGTACCTGGAAGACCGCAACAAGGAACCCGGCTTCGACATGTACATGATCGGCTGGACCGGCGACTACGGCGACCCGGACAACTTCTACGGCGCGTACTACGGCCCCAACGGCAGCAGCGACATCAACTGGAATCCACCCGAAGTGCAGGCCCTGCTCGAGCGTGGCCGCGCCGCCGTCGGCAAGGCAGAGAAGGCCAAGGTGTACGCTCAGCTTCACGAGCTTACCTACAAGGCTGCCTACCGCATTCCCATGGTGCACAGCAACCCGCTGGCCGCGGCCCGCTCCTACGTCAAGGGCTGGATTCCCAGCCCGCTGGGCAGTGAGGCCTTTAACACCATCAGCGTTGACGGCAAGAAGTAA
- a CDS encoding ABC transporter permease, whose product MGSYLIRRLLRTLVVMLGISLVVFVFVRSIPGDPATALLGERATPAAAAALREQMGLNKPWFFNPSNPMDAQYPKYIQALVQGDLGSGIKSNIPVRDELGSRFPATAELSLAALTFAILIGMPAGIIAALRRNSMWDNLATTISLVGVSMPVFWLGLLLSYFFAVKLGWLPPSARLGNESTLEPITGLYVLDAILRGQPAALWDTLRHLLLPAIALGSIPLAIIARITRSSMLDVLGQDYVRTARAKGLSGRSVTLKHALRNAMLPVVTVIGLQAGALLGGAVLTETIFSWPGIGSWVYEAISQRDYPVIQGGVIFAALVVSLVNLLVDLSYAALDPRIQYR is encoded by the coding sequence TTGGGCAGTTATCTGATCCGGCGCCTGTTAAGGACCCTGGTGGTCATGCTGGGCATCAGCCTGGTGGTGTTTGTGTTCGTCCGTTCCATCCCTGGCGACCCTGCAACGGCGCTGCTGGGCGAGCGGGCGACGCCAGCCGCAGCGGCAGCTCTACGCGAGCAGATGGGGCTGAACAAGCCCTGGTTTTTCAATCCGTCCAACCCAATGGACGCCCAGTACCCCAAGTACATTCAGGCCCTGGTACAGGGTGATCTGGGCAGCGGCATCAAGAGCAATATCCCTGTTCGTGACGAGTTGGGATCCCGCTTCCCAGCCACGGCAGAGCTGAGTCTGGCAGCGCTCACCTTCGCGATCCTGATCGGCATGCCGGCGGGCATTATTGCGGCGTTGCGGCGCAACAGCATGTGGGACAACCTGGCGACCACCATCAGTCTGGTGGGGGTCAGCATGCCCGTGTTCTGGCTGGGTCTGCTGCTCTCGTATTTCTTTGCCGTGAAGTTGGGCTGGCTGCCTCCCAGCGCCCGTCTGGGCAATGAATCGACCCTCGAACCGATCACAGGACTGTATGTTCTGGACGCCATACTGCGTGGACAGCCGGCGGCACTCTGGGACACCCTGCGCCACCTGCTTCTGCCGGCCATCGCTCTGGGGAGTATTCCCCTGGCGATCATCGCGCGGATCACGCGCAGCAGCATGCTGGATGTTTTAGGACAGGACTACGTGCGGACGGCCCGTGCCAAAGGCCTGTCCGGACGCAGCGTGACCCTCAAGCATGCACTGCGCAACGCGATGCTGCCGGTGGTCACGGTGATCGGGCTGCAGGCTGGCGCTCTGCTGGGCGGCGCGGTTCTGACCGAAACCATCTTCTCGTGGCCGGGCATCGGGTCATGGGTGTATGAGGCCATCAGCCAGCGCGACTACCCTGTCATCCAGGGTGGAGTAATTTTTGCAGCGCTGGTGGTCAGCCTCGTGAACCTGCTGGTCGACCTCAGCTACGCCGCGCTTGACCCGCGCATTCAGTACAGGTGA
- a CDS encoding ABC transporter permease — protein sequence MTTISPTLTKPRGSQSVFWRRFRRSTPGKVGAVIVALFVLLAILAPVLKPYDPTTDRNYRMNLKPPSVAALWNKEVAETYKDPVTGKVNAWAAPFGTDNLGRSISTRVLHGAQLSLKVGVVSTILALVVGSLLGIFAGYFGGWLDNVLGYFSDVMLAFPGILLAIGFASIFNASDPPPPIAVMDRMFALNSPQLVTAMLAVSLVQVPVYLRLARSVVLSVREREFVQAAGALGASQGRTIFRHVLPNSLSPLIVQGALSIATATIEVAALGFLGIGAQPPMPEWGTMISDSRQYYIDAPWTMLFPGFAIFLTVLGFNLLGDGLRDVLDPRSTQ from the coding sequence GTGACGACCATCTCCCCTACCCTGACCAAACCCCGCGGGTCCCAGAGCGTCTTCTGGCGCCGTTTCCGCCGCAGTACACCAGGCAAGGTCGGTGCTGTCATCGTGGCGCTCTTTGTCCTGCTGGCGATCCTGGCCCCGGTGCTCAAGCCCTATGACCCAACCACCGACCGTAATTACCGCATGAACCTCAAACCGCCGAGCGTTGCCGCGCTGTGGAACAAGGAGGTGGCCGAGACCTATAAGGATCCGGTCACTGGAAAAGTCAATGCCTGGGCTGCGCCCTTCGGAACAGACAACCTGGGCCGCAGTATTTCCACCCGGGTGCTGCACGGCGCGCAGCTGAGTCTGAAGGTCGGTGTTGTCAGTACCATCCTGGCCCTGGTCGTAGGATCACTGCTGGGTATCTTTGCCGGCTACTTTGGTGGCTGGCTCGACAATGTGCTGGGCTACTTCTCGGATGTCATGCTGGCATTCCCAGGAATTCTGCTGGCCATCGGCTTTGCAAGCATCTTCAATGCCAGTGATCCACCCCCCCCCATTGCCGTGATGGACCGGATGTTTGCCCTGAACAGCCCTCAGCTGGTGACCGCCATGCTGGCGGTGTCGCTGGTGCAGGTTCCCGTCTACCTGCGTCTGGCCCGTTCGGTGGTGCTGAGTGTCCGTGAGCGTGAATTTGTGCAGGCCGCTGGCGCGCTTGGTGCTTCCCAGGGACGCACCATTTTCCGGCACGTTCTCCCCAACAGCCTCTCACCTCTGATCGTTCAGGGCGCGCTGAGTATCGCCACCGCGACCATTGAGGTCGCTGCCCTGGGCTTCCTGGGCATCGGAGCCCAGCCGCCCATGCCGGAATGGGGCACCATGATCAGCGACTCGCGTCAGTACTACATTGACGCGCCGTGGACCATGCTGTTTCCAGGGTTCGCTATCTTCCTGACCGTGCTGGGATTCAACCTTCTGGGTGACGGTCTGCGCGACGTTCTTGACCCGCGCAGTACCCAGTAG
- a CDS encoding ABC transporter substrate-binding protein: MKTLALTAALLAVGTAGAQKTQLEFWTISLAPLFNDEMNRLVQQFEKENPNVELKWVDVPANAMEQKLLAAVASGRPPAAVNLSSDMTVKLVQQGALEPLSLTAAQKKLYFASPLETFTYEDKIMGVPWYWAPKVVAYNADIFRKAGLDPANPPRTIQTLMSAAKQIKDKTGLYGFMPNINGINMLYLFQEAGLPVLDKSGGKAVFNSPEHIKLVQSYVDLYRKGYIPEDTMRRGFTAATELYSAGKLAMLITGPQFILRVQNDNKAIYDVTRVAPYPINIAGNVIHTPLMGFTVPKGVKDKALAQKLALFLTNDTNQLAFSKVTKTTFPSTVKASTDKFFKQGGSGAVEQGKLVSSTELKKARDLTLVYPDASKLNKVFKDNIESAMAGQKTVKAALDDIVKAWNASL, translated from the coding sequence ATGAAAACACTTGCCCTGACCGCCGCCCTGCTTGCCGTGGGTACCGCCGGTGCCCAGAAGACGCAGCTCGAGTTCTGGACCATCAGTCTGGCTCCGTTGTTCAACGACGAAATGAACCGCTTGGTACAGCAGTTCGAGAAGGAAAACCCCAATGTCGAGCTCAAGTGGGTGGATGTCCCCGCCAATGCCATGGAGCAGAAACTGCTGGCGGCTGTGGCCTCCGGGAGGCCTCCGGCAGCGGTCAACCTGTCGTCGGACATGACCGTCAAACTGGTGCAGCAGGGGGCGCTCGAACCGCTGAGCCTCACGGCTGCCCAGAAAAAGCTGTATTTTGCGTCGCCGCTGGAGACCTTCACCTACGAGGACAAAATTATGGGCGTGCCCTGGTACTGGGCTCCCAAGGTCGTGGCGTACAACGCGGACATCTTCCGCAAGGCTGGGCTGGACCCGGCCAATCCCCCACGCACCATCCAGACGCTGATGTCGGCGGCCAAGCAGATCAAGGACAAGACGGGCCTGTACGGCTTCATGCCCAATATCAACGGCATCAACATGCTGTATCTGTTCCAGGAAGCCGGACTGCCGGTGCTGGACAAGTCCGGCGGCAAAGCCGTATTCAACAGCCCCGAGCACATCAAGCTGGTCCAGAGTTACGTGGACCTGTACCGCAAGGGCTACATTCCCGAAGACACCATGCGCCGCGGTTTCACGGCAGCCACCGAGCTGTATTCGGCTGGCAAGCTGGCCATGCTGATCACCGGGCCGCAGTTCATCCTGCGGGTACAGAACGACAACAAGGCCATCTATGACGTCACCCGCGTGGCGCCCTACCCCATCAACATCGCCGGCAACGTGATTCACACACCGCTGATGGGCTTTACCGTGCCCAAGGGCGTCAAGGACAAGGCCCTGGCCCAGAAGCTGGCCCTGTTCCTGACCAACGACACCAACCAGCTGGCCTTCTCCAAGGTCACCAAGACCACCTTCCCGTCCACCGTCAAGGCCAGCACGGACAAGTTCTTCAAGCAGGGTGGGTCGGGCGCTGTAGAGCAGGGCAAACTGGTGTCCAGTACAGAACTGAAAAAGGCCCGGGACCTGACTCTGGTCTATCCGGATGCCAGCAAGCTCAACAAGGTCTTCAAGGACAACATCGAGTCTGCCATGGCCGGGCAGAAGACAGTCAAGGCGGCCCTGGACGACATCGTGAAAGCCTGGAACGCCAGCCTGTAA
- a CDS encoding shikimate dehydrogenase, which translates to MPAPFDTPLALIGHPPDAARALRALGLLAMSVPTDNLGATLEACRALHFTGAIVHSTLESHLPDISTPDAGARRVGRVDALAFAGGTHGIFALSDALGEALTDSGYATRGAGALLIGLDAVDLTLALPLARLGFANIGVAAETLPDAERAARHLPAGLRTFPVSRRDAALATLAERADLIVLTGGSLPLGLLQPYHTLADLTGHAVVGASGATVLDLSSLPARRLARQLEHATGQRFHAQDLSEIAALLH; encoded by the coding sequence ATGCCTGCGCCCTTCGACACGCCCCTGGCCCTGATCGGTCACCCACCTGACGCCGCGCGTGCCCTCAGGGCGCTGGGACTGCTGGCCATGAGTGTGCCGACCGATAACCTGGGAGCTACTTTGGAGGCCTGCCGGGCGCTGCACTTCACCGGGGCCATAGTGCACTCGACCCTCGAATCGCATCTGCCTGATATCAGCACCCCAGATGCCGGTGCGCGGCGGGTAGGCCGGGTGGACGCCCTGGCATTTGCGGGGGGCACACATGGCATTTTCGCCTTGTCAGATGCTCTGGGCGAAGCCCTGACCGACAGCGGCTATGCCACTCGCGGGGCTGGCGCCCTGCTGATTGGCCTGGACGCCGTGGACCTTACACTGGCGCTCCCACTGGCCCGGCTGGGTTTTGCCAACATCGGGGTAGCGGCCGAGACGCTTCCAGATGCCGAACGCGCAGCCCGTCATCTTCCGGCTGGTTTGCGGACCTTCCCGGTCAGCCGCCGTGACGCAGCGCTGGCGACCCTGGCCGAACGGGCGGACCTGATTGTCCTGACCGGCGGATCGTTGCCGTTGGGACTTCTGCAGCCTTATCACACCCTGGCAGACCTGACCGGACACGCGGTCGTCGGCGCTTCAGGGGCCACTGTGCTGGACCTGTCATCATTGCCCGCCCGCCGCCTGGCCCGGCAGCTGGAACACGCCACGGGGCAGCGCTTTCATGCTCAGGATCTGTCTGAGATCGCAGCATTACTGCACTAG
- a CDS encoding beta-N-acetylhexosaminidase, protein MRIPSRRVPTAVRSPSSHVRGPHLRLLGACLLGSVLLSSATGAQLSVTQVSDARTISAHPSLIPTPQKAEFPAGTLALSGLGLQISGSAPQLGWAARDLRATWQSLLGTGLAEAGRTPIVIGTRADAALAAKARAAGLYTEAPEGYALWVDASGAYVVGADAQGAYYGAQTLAGLLTPQGLRYARIQDAPALKQRVAMLYLDSTSQPVNDRLIPLLARLKFNTVLVMSNYVQWDAAKAGGWAHPGGATKAEAARVARLAREHGLEVIPLLETLGHAGWMFHGGRNRDLVQDPDSQQPYAYDTLNPQTYDRVVFPVLSEMIEVFGPKVIHIGHDEVRNRDRFPARANGKAAGFEKLFVDDTVKIHGFLKARGVGTMMWHDAAFSDSVIATLPARLPKDIQVAYWNYTADANTGMLDRIKALGFPVLGASWYEESNPEDMARAAARSGAAGMIQTRWSGYFGNPSVWDGMAEQGVALVRAGASFWNPAAAPLKDPVSAYRALYQPQRFGQAPGALVNLSPLVTRKLTDADGKGWIGKGAETDLSRLPTGNVMLGGYRFDVSGAVMLRGDRAAARQLPEKVTAELGRKADALVFLHTTGWPAPTNREPIGRYEIKYTDGTTQSVPLEYGRHLRAWTDTLPSSMITAPAWSGQTQNGLDVNVTLLEWPNPKPDLTIQSVTLISAGKGANPTLLGLTLIGSR, encoded by the coding sequence ATGCGCATTCCTTCCCGCCGTGTCCCCACCGCCGTGCGTTCTCCGTCGTCCCATGTCCGGGGCCCCCACCTGAGGCTGCTGGGCGCCTGTCTGCTGGGCTCCGTTCTGCTCAGTTCCGCCACTGGAGCGCAGCTCAGCGTGACGCAGGTTTCCGACGCGCGTACCATTTCCGCACATCCCAGTCTGATTCCAACCCCGCAGAAGGCCGAATTTCCAGCCGGTACCCTGGCCCTCTCCGGGCTGGGACTCCAGATTTCGGGAAGTGCGCCGCAACTGGGCTGGGCAGCCCGTGACCTGCGCGCGACGTGGCAATCCCTGCTGGGCACAGGCCTGGCAGAAGCCGGCAGGACTCCCATCGTGATCGGGACCCGGGCGGACGCTGCGCTGGCAGCAAAGGCCCGGGCGGCAGGTCTGTATACCGAGGCTCCCGAAGGCTACGCCCTGTGGGTCGACGCCAGCGGCGCCTATGTGGTGGGAGCCGATGCTCAGGGGGCGTACTACGGCGCGCAGACTCTGGCTGGTCTGCTTACTCCTCAAGGTCTTCGCTACGCCCGGATTCAGGACGCCCCGGCTCTGAAACAGCGGGTGGCCATGCTGTATCTGGATTCCACCAGCCAGCCGGTCAATGACCGCCTGATTCCGCTTCTGGCACGGCTGAAGTTCAATACCGTCCTGGTCATGAGCAATTACGTGCAGTGGGACGCCGCTAAGGCCGGCGGCTGGGCACATCCGGGCGGCGCCACCAAGGCTGAGGCTGCGCGGGTGGCCCGGCTGGCGCGGGAACACGGCCTGGAAGTCATTCCCCTGCTGGAAACCCTGGGACATGCCGGCTGGATGTTCCACGGCGGACGCAACAGGGACCTGGTGCAGGACCCGGATTCGCAGCAGCCCTACGCCTATGACACACTCAATCCGCAAACCTACGACCGGGTCGTCTTTCCGGTCCTGAGCGAAATGATCGAGGTCTTTGGGCCCAAGGTCATTCACATCGGTCACGACGAGGTCCGTAACCGTGACCGTTTCCCGGCGCGCGCCAACGGCAAGGCTGCCGGCTTCGAGAAACTGTTCGTCGACGATACGGTCAAGATTCACGGATTTCTGAAAGCCCGAGGGGTAGGCACCATGATGTGGCACGACGCAGCGTTCAGTGACAGCGTCATTGCGACCCTGCCGGCCAGGCTGCCCAAGGACATTCAGGTTGCCTACTGGAATTACACCGCCGATGCCAACACCGGCATGCTGGACCGGATCAAGGCACTGGGCTTCCCGGTCCTGGGCGCGTCCTGGTACGAGGAGAGCAACCCCGAGGACATGGCCCGGGCCGCCGCCAGATCCGGCGCTGCGGGCATGATCCAGACGCGCTGGTCAGGGTACTTCGGCAATCCCAGTGTGTGGGACGGCATGGCCGAGCAGGGCGTGGCTCTGGTCCGCGCGGGTGCGAGTTTCTGGAACCCGGCAGCAGCCCCGCTGAAGGATCCTGTATCGGCCTACCGGGCCCTCTATCAGCCGCAGCGCTTTGGCCAGGCGCCGGGCGCACTAGTGAATCTGAGCCCGCTGGTGACGCGCAAGCTGACCGACGCAGACGGCAAGGGCTGGATCGGGAAGGGCGCGGAAACAGACCTGAGCCGCCTCCCCACCGGCAACGTGATGCTGGGCGGCTACCGTTTCGACGTCAGTGGGGCTGTGATGCTGCGGGGGGACCGCGCCGCAGCCAGGCAACTGCCTGAAAAGGTCACAGCTGAACTGGGGCGCAAGGCCGACGCGCTGGTGTTCCTGCACACGACCGGCTGGCCCGCGCCGACCAACCGGGAACCTATTGGCAGGTACGAGATCAAGTACACCGACGGCACCACGCAAAGCGTGCCTCTGGAGTATGGCCGGCATCTGCGGGCGTGGACCGATACCCTGCCCAGCAGCATGATTACTGCCCCAGCCTGGAGCGGACAGACCCAGAATGGGCTGGATGTCAACGTCACGCTTCTGGAATGGCCCAATCCCAAACCGGACCTCACGATTCAAAGCGTCACGCTGATCAGTGCCGGCAAAGGTGCCAACCCGACGCTGCTCGGACTCACCCTGATTGGAAGCCGGTGA